Proteins from a genomic interval of Rhodopseudomonas julia:
- the radA gene encoding DNA repair protein RadA codes for MARPKTQYVCVNCGAVWPRWQGRCDACGEWNTLQEEGPAAPASTAAGRGNVVALRPLSGKTESPPRLTSGIAELDRVTGGGFVPASALLVGGDPGIGKSTLLLQAAASLARDGRHVIYVSGEEAIDQVRLRAERLGVVDAPVQLAAETHIEDILATLKTGPKVDVVIVDSIQTMWTDLAESAPGTVTQVRLASQNLIRLAKSTGAVVILVGHVTKDGQIAGPRVVEHMVDAVLYFEGDAGHRFRLLRAVKNRFGPASEIGVFEMAGDGLREVANPSDLFIGERDARSPGTAIFAGMEGTRPLLVEVQALVSQSSLATPRRAVVGWDPNRLAMLLAVLEARCGLRFGQFDVYLNVAGGLRIAEPAADLAIAAALISSRTGVATPPDSIYFGEVSLSGTIRAVAQSQQRLKEAEKLGFRTAFLPEAGSEDTVTGLALDKIATLADMVAAFAARAQEQSGRDRNHQ; via the coding sequence ATGGCGCGCCCGAAGACGCAATATGTCTGCGTGAATTGCGGGGCCGTCTGGCCGCGCTGGCAGGGGCGTTGCGACGCCTGCGGAGAGTGGAACACGTTGCAGGAGGAAGGTCCGGCCGCCCCCGCCTCCACGGCAGCCGGGCGTGGCAATGTCGTTGCGCTGCGTCCGCTTTCGGGCAAGACGGAGAGCCCGCCGCGCCTGACGAGCGGCATCGCCGAGCTCGACCGCGTGACCGGCGGTGGCTTTGTACCGGCCTCGGCCCTCCTCGTCGGCGGTGATCCGGGTATCGGCAAATCGACCCTTCTCCTCCAGGCTGCGGCCTCGCTCGCCCGAGACGGAAGGCATGTCATCTATGTCTCTGGTGAGGAGGCGATCGACCAGGTCAGGTTGCGTGCCGAACGCCTCGGCGTTGTCGATGCGCCCGTCCAGCTCGCCGCCGAAACCCATATCGAGGACATTCTGGCGACGCTGAAGACCGGCCCGAAGGTCGATGTCGTCATCGTCGATTCCATCCAGACGATGTGGACGGATCTCGCCGAAAGCGCGCCCGGCACCGTCACGCAGGTGCGGCTTGCCTCGCAGAACCTCATCCGCCTCGCCAAATCGACTGGCGCCGTCGTCATTCTCGTCGGTCACGTCACCAAGGACGGCCAGATCGCGGGACCGCGCGTCGTCGAGCACATGGTCGATGCGGTCCTCTACTTTGAAGGCGATGCCGGCCACCGCTTCCGTCTTCTGCGTGCCGTCAAGAACCGCTTCGGCCCGGCCTCGGAAATCGGCGTCTTCGAGATGGCGGGCGACGGCCTGCGCGAGGTCGCCAATCCGTCCGACCTCTTCATCGGCGAACGCGATGCACGAAGCCCGGGAACGGCGATCTTCGCCGGCATGGAAGGCACGCGTCCGCTTCTCGTCGAGGTGCAGGCGCTCGTCTCCCAATCGAGCCTCGCCACGCCGCGGCGCGCCGTCGTCGGCTGGGACCCCAATCGCCTCGCCATGCTTCTGGCCGTGCTCGAAGCGCGTTGCGGCCTTCGTTTCGGCCAGTTCGACGTCTATCTCAACGTCGCCGGCGGACTTCGTATTGCCGAACCGGCTGCCGATCTGGCGATTGCGGCCGCGCTCATCTCCTCGCGCACCGGGGTTGCGACGCCGCCCGACAGTATCTATTTCGGCGAGGTCAGCCTTTCAGGCACCATCCGTGCCGTCGCACAAAGCCAACAGCGGCTGAAGGAAGCGGAAAAACTTGGCTTTCGCACAGCATTTCTGCCCGAAGCGGGCAGCGAGGACACAGTGACCGGGCTGGCTCTGGACAAGATCGCGACCTTGGCCGATATGGTGGCCGCCTTTGCGGCACGCGCCCAGGAACAAAGCGGCCGGGACCGCAACCATCAGTGA
- the purF gene encoding amidophosphoribosyltransferase, giving the protein MQILPAHPFQAAGDDKFHEECGVFGIFGHPEAAALTALGLHALQHRGQEAAGIISYDGRQFHVERHIGHVGDNFTAPEVIARLQGDKAIGHNRYSTTGAPVLRNVQPMFAEFAGGGFAVAHNGNITNARTLQRDLQNRGSIFQSTSDTETIIHLIATSQKAPLIDRLIDALTQVEGAYSLVALSEKKMIGCRDPLGVRPLVLGDLDGAHVLASETCALDIIGARFVREIEPGEMIVITDHSIDSLRPFKRERPRFCIFEHVYFARPDSVIAGASIYESRKKIGMELAREAPAEADLIVPVPDSGNPAAIGFAKESGIPFELGIIRNHYVGRTFIEPSDSIRHMGVKLKHNANSAILKGKRVVLVDDSIVRGTTSLKIVEMVRDAGAAEVHMRIASPPTTNPCFYGVDTPEKAKLLASRMSIEEMADFIRVDSLAFLTIDGLYRAVGEEARNAEQPQYCDACFTGEYPTRLTDRESVGTVRQLNLLSEAG; this is encoded by the coding sequence ATGCAGATCCTTCCCGCACATCCCTTCCAGGCCGCCGGCGACGACAAATTCCACGAGGAATGCGGCGTCTTCGGCATTTTCGGTCATCCCGAGGCAGCAGCGCTGACCGCGCTCGGCCTGCATGCGCTCCAGCATCGCGGCCAGGAGGCGGCGGGCATCATCTCCTATGACGGGCGCCAGTTCCATGTGGAGCGCCACATCGGCCATGTCGGCGACAATTTCACTGCGCCGGAGGTGATCGCGCGCCTGCAGGGCGACAAGGCGATCGGCCACAACCGTTATTCCACCACCGGTGCGCCGGTTTTGCGCAACGTTCAGCCGATGTTTGCCGAATTCGCCGGCGGCGGTTTCGCGGTCGCGCACAACGGCAACATCACCAATGCCCGCACCTTGCAGCGCGACCTGCAAAACCGCGGCTCGATTTTCCAGTCGACCTCCGACACCGAGACGATCATCCATCTGATCGCCACGAGCCAGAAGGCGCCGCTGATCGACCGTCTCATCGATGCGCTCACCCAGGTCGAGGGCGCCTATTCGCTGGTCGCCCTATCGGAAAAGAAGATGATCGGCTGCCGCGATCCGCTCGGCGTGCGTCCCCTCGTCCTCGGCGATCTCGACGGCGCCCATGTTCTTGCCTCAGAGACCTGCGCGCTCGACATCATCGGTGCGCGGTTCGTGCGTGAGATCGAGCCGGGCGAGATGATCGTCATCACCGACCATTCGATCGATTCGCTGCGGCCCTTTAAGCGGGAGCGCCCGCGCTTCTGCATTTTCGAGCATGTCTATTTCGCCAGGCCCGATTCCGTCATCGCCGGCGCGTCGATCTACGAATCGCGCAAGAAGATCGGCATGGAACTCGCGCGCGAAGCGCCGGCCGAAGCCGATCTCATCGTCCCCGTGCCGGATTCCGGCAATCCGGCCGCCATCGGCTTTGCCAAAGAGAGCGGCATCCCCTTCGAGCTCGGCATCATCCGCAACCATTATGTCGGCCGGACCTTCATCGAACCCTCCGATTCGATCCGCCACATGGGCGTAAAGCTGAAGCACAACGCCAATTCGGCGATCCTCAAGGGCAAGCGCGTGGTGCTCGTCGACGATTCCATCGTCCGCGGAACGACTTCGCTCAAGATCGTGGAAATGGTGCGCGATGCAGGCGCCGCCGAAGTGCACATGCGCATCGCGAGCCCGCCCACGACCAACCCCTGCTTCTACGGTGTCGATACGCCGGAAAAGGCAAAGCTCCTCGCCTCGCGCATGTCGATCGAAGAGATGGCTGATTTCATCCGCGTCGACAGCCTCGCCTTTCTGACGATCGACGGGCTCTACCGGGCCGTCGGCGAAGAGGCTCGCAATGCGGAGCAGCCGCAATATTGCGATGCGTGCTTCACGGGCGAATATCCGACGCGCCTCACCGATCGCGAATCGGTCGGCACCGTCCGCCAGCTCAACCTGTTGTCGGAAGCCGGGTAA
- a CDS encoding tetratricopeptide repeat protein produces the protein MTHDDRTSDHFIREVDEEMRREQLKTLWERFGLVIIGVCVLIVAITAGYRGYVWWQSKKAAEEGDRYLTALEAIDAGNEAEGRETLAALAKDGGGYGMLARLRDAELLAKTDETAAIAAYDQVANDDSVAPVMRDLARVRAGFLALDAGDLDGAERRVASLDEAGNAWRHTAREILGMVAYQREALEKARDYFVAIDQDVQAPQGVRNRAGLMISVIDGQLAPSPDAASGDGAAESAAPASGEEGAESSENGSVDANSGESDTQSTQ, from the coding sequence ATGACCCACGACGACCGTACATCTGACCACTTCATCCGTGAAGTGGATGAGGAGATGCGCCGCGAGCAGCTGAAGACGCTTTGGGAGCGCTTCGGCCTCGTGATCATTGGCGTCTGCGTTTTGATCGTCGCCATCACTGCAGGCTATCGCGGCTATGTGTGGTGGCAGTCGAAGAAGGCCGCCGAGGAAGGCGACCGCTATCTGACGGCGCTCGAAGCCATCGATGCCGGCAATGAGGCGGAGGGCCGCGAAACGCTTGCGGCTCTCGCGAAGGACGGCGGCGGCTATGGCATGCTCGCCCGGCTGCGCGACGCTGAACTTCTGGCCAAGACCGACGAGACGGCAGCGATCGCCGCTTATGACCAGGTCGCCAACGACGACAGCGTTGCGCCGGTGATGCGCGATCTGGCGCGCGTACGGGCCGGGTTCCTGGCGCTTGATGCCGGTGATCTCGACGGTGCGGAACGCCGCGTCGCCTCTCTGGACGAAGCCGGCAATGCCTGGCGCCACACGGCGCGGGAAATTCTCGGCATGGTCGCCTATCAGCGTGAGGCGCTTGAAAAGGCACGCGATTATTTCGTGGCCATCGATCAGGATGTGCAGGCGCCGCAGGGCGTGCGCAATCGCGCCGGCTTGATGATCAGCGTGATCGACGGCCAGCTTGCGCCCTCGCCGGACGCTGCCTCTGGCGACGGAGCAGCCGAATCTGCGGCCCCGGCATCCGGGGAAGAGGGTGCGGAAAGTAGTGAAAACGGGTCTGTCGATGCGAACAGCGGCGAATCCGACACACAATCGACGCAATAG
- a CDS encoding CvpA family protein: MPITLLDGVLLLIMFISAVLAMIRGFTREVFSIASWVVAAVVTYMFWQDLLPYTQQYVDDRTVALGLTVAGIFFITLIVVSLVTMRISDFILDSKAGPLDRTFGFIFGAARGLLLVVIAVLFLNFFISPEHQPTWIADARSKPWLDSMGQDLMNALPEDPEAEIIERFRQEDAERRAQPAGNSSDATGSAGTYDADDQNALNRQLSQ, encoded by the coding sequence ATGCCGATAACGCTACTCGACGGCGTTCTCCTGCTGATCATGTTCATTTCCGCGGTTCTTGCCATGATCCGCGGCTTCACCCGTGAGGTCTTCTCCATCGCCTCTTGGGTGGTGGCAGCGGTCGTCACCTATATGTTCTGGCAGGACCTCCTGCCCTACACCCAGCAATATGTGGACGACCGCACCGTGGCGCTCGGCCTGACGGTGGCTGGCATCTTCTTCATCACCTTGATCGTCGTCTCGCTGGTGACGATGCGCATCTCCGACTTCATCCTGGATTCCAAGGCCGGTCCTCTCGACCGCACCTTCGGCTTCATTTTCGGAGCAGCACGCGGCCTCCTTCTCGTCGTGATCGCGGTGCTTTTCCTCAACTTCTTCATATCACCCGAGCATCAGCCGACCTGGATCGCCGATGCGCGCTCCAAACCCTGGCTCGATTCCATGGGTCAGGATCTGATGAATGCGCTGCCGGAAGATCCGGAAGCGGAGATCATCGAACGCTTCCGTCAGGAAGACGCCGAACGCCGCGCCCAGCCCGCGGGCAACAGCAGCGACGCCACCGGCTCGGCCGGTACTTATGATGCCGACGACCAGAACGCCCTCAACCGCCAGCTCTCGCAATAG
- a CDS encoding PQQ-binding-like beta-propeller repeat protein codes for MTTQTKFAVRLAGLALTAALLAGCSNFINPFSSKEEVLPGERRAIVGVDDADRADGSPAVGGASAMQDWTQPGGNAANAPGNVALSGNASQTVFRARVFGSGKRAARASAAPLIVGGNIYIYDAAGTVTALSTGGGKAWSVSLAPEKENSRSPGGGIAFANGMLIAATGYGEMVALDPATGGRAWSYDLKAPARSAPTAAGGKAYVVTSTNVLHAVNLADGSEAWTYPGIPENAGVLSGASPAVVGNTVVVPYSSGEVIAFDANKGDLKWADAVIRSTRTLAVSGLTDVAASPVVSDGVVYATGVSGRTIAVRLSNGERLWEQNLGGSSTPVVSGNALFLIDLQDHMVALDRRTGKLFWETELPVVRKKRFFSTWVGPMLAGGTLWAVSNDEKLIGVDPASGKIVGERAIPAKGLQRPIAAGGRLYIVTSDGSLSALQ; via the coding sequence ATGACCACGCAGACGAAATTCGCGGTCCGACTTGCGGGCCTCGCTCTAACGGCGGCGCTGCTTGCCGGTTGCAGCAACTTCATCAACCCCTTCAGCAGCAAGGAGGAGGTTCTGCCGGGCGAACGCCGCGCGATCGTTGGCGTCGACGATGCAGACCGCGCCGACGGCTCTCCTGCGGTCGGGGGGGCAAGCGCAATGCAAGACTGGACGCAGCCCGGCGGCAACGCCGCCAATGCGCCCGGCAATGTCGCGCTTTCAGGCAATGCCTCGCAGACGGTCTTCCGTGCGCGGGTGTTCGGCAGCGGCAAGCGCGCGGCGCGCGCCTCAGCCGCGCCACTGATCGTCGGCGGAAACATCTACATCTATGATGCGGCCGGGACCGTCACGGCCCTTTCGACGGGTGGCGGCAAGGCCTGGTCGGTCTCGCTCGCTCCGGAGAAGGAAAACAGCCGTTCGCCGGGCGGCGGCATCGCCTTTGCCAATGGCATGTTGATCGCTGCGACCGGCTATGGCGAGATGGTTGCGCTCGATCCGGCAACCGGTGGGCGCGCCTGGTCGTATGATCTCAAGGCGCCGGCACGCTCGGCCCCGACGGCGGCCGGGGGCAAAGCCTATGTGGTCACCTCCACCAATGTTCTTCATGCCGTCAATCTGGCCGACGGCTCGGAAGCCTGGACCTATCCTGGTATTCCGGAAAATGCCGGCGTGCTCTCGGGCGCGAGCCCGGCCGTTGTCGGCAATACGGTCGTCGTGCCCTATTCGTCGGGCGAAGTGATCGCGTTCGACGCCAATAAGGGCGATCTCAAATGGGCGGATGCGGTCATCCGCTCGACGCGGACGCTCGCGGTTTCGGGCCTCACCGATGTCGCTGCGAGCCCGGTCGTTTCCGACGGTGTCGTCTATGCCACCGGCGTTTCCGGGCGGACGATCGCCGTCAGGCTCTCCAACGGCGAACGGCTCTGGGAGCAGAATCTCGGTGGCTCGTCGACGCCGGTCGTCTCCGGCAATGCGCTCTTCCTGATCGATCTGCAGGATCATATGGTGGCGCTCGACCGGCGCACCGGCAAATTGTTCTGGGAGACCGAGCTGCCGGTGGTGCGTAAGAAGCGCTTCTTCTCCACCTGGGTCGGGCCGATGCTCGCGGGTGGGACGCTTTGGGCGGTTTCGAACGATGAAAAGCTGATCGGCGTCGATCCGGCGAGCGGCAAGATCGTCGGCGAGCGCGCCATCCCGGCAAAGGGTCTCCAGCGCCCCATCGCCGCCGGTGGCAGGCTCTATATCGTGACCAGCGACGGATCCCTGTCGGCGCTGCAATAG
- the panB gene encoding 3-methyl-2-oxobutanoate hydroxymethyltransferase: protein MSKHTVSRRLTAVDIARRKGGEKVVSLTAYHAHTAGIVDPYVDFILVGDSLGNVMHGLETTVPVTLDMMILQGLAVMRGSKRALVVVDMPFGSYEESPQQAFHNAARILKETGAGAVKLEGGTHMAETVAFMTKRGVPVMGHVGLTPQSVNTMGGFRVQGRSEEGQKALEDDAMAISDAGAFAIVMEGIVEPVARRITEKVPAVTIGIGASPACDGQVLVLEDMLGLNEWVPKFVQKFGSLRAHIEEAVTAYAEAVREERFPGPEHVYQETKKEA from the coding sequence TTGTCCAAACATACGGTTTCGCGCCGCCTGACGGCGGTCGATATCGCACGCCGCAAAGGCGGCGAGAAGGTTGTCTCGCTGACGGCCTATCACGCCCATACGGCCGGGATCGTCGATCCTTATGTCGACTTCATCCTCGTTGGTGATTCGCTCGGCAATGTCATGCATGGGCTCGAGACGACGGTTCCCGTCACCCTCGACATGATGATTTTGCAGGGGCTCGCCGTGATGCGCGGCTCGAAACGGGCGCTGGTCGTCGTCGACATGCCTTTCGGCTCCTATGAGGAAAGCCCGCAGCAGGCGTTTCACAACGCGGCGCGCATCCTGAAGGAAACCGGTGCCGGCGCCGTGAAGCTCGAAGGCGGCACCCACATGGCGGAAACGGTCGCCTTCATGACCAAGCGCGGCGTGCCGGTGATGGGCCATGTCGGCCTGACGCCGCAATCGGTGAACACGATGGGCGGTTTTCGCGTGCAGGGGCGTTCCGAAGAGGGTCAGAAGGCGCTCGAGGACGATGCCATGGCGATCTCCGATGCCGGCGCCTTTGCCATCGTCATGGAAGGCATTGTGGAGCCGGTGGCGCGACGCATCACCGAGAAGGTCCCTGCGGTGACGATCGGTATCGGTGCCTCGCCGGCCTGCGACGGGCAGGTGCTCGTGCTTGAAGACATGCTGGGCCTGAATGAATGGGTGCCGAAATTCGTGCAGAAATTCGGTTCACTCAGGGCGCATATCGAGGAAGCGGTGACGGCTTATGCCGAGGCGGTGCGTGAAGAGCGCTTCCCGGGGCCGGAGCATGTCTACCAAGAGACCAAGAAAGAGGCGTGA
- the der gene encoding ribosome biogenesis GTPase Der: protein MSLTVALVGRPNVGKSTLFNRLVGQKIALVDDRPGVTRDRREAPAKLGDLDFILIDTAGLEDAADETLQGRMRAQTERAIIDADISVFMVDARVGITPDDEHFARLIRQGGKPVVLVANKAEGRAAESGLLEAYSLGFGEAVAVSAEHGVGLPDLYEAVVATLGDKAADYLPKDEVEEDDEGEPVEGAGEETRTLKPIRVAIVGQPNAGKSTLINRMIGEERLLTGPEAGITRDSIAVDWTWRGRPFRLIDTAGMRRKAKVIDKLERLSVGDALRAIRFAEVVIIVIDATMPFEKQDLQIADLVAREGRALVLALNKWDEVRDPDGLRRELQADLSETLVQVRGVPLIPISALTGSGIDQLLEGVCRIYETWNRRVATAALNRWLDHLISRHPPPAVAGRRLKIKYLTQSKTRPPTFFLACSRPEALPEAYKRYVVNGLREDFDLKGVPIRLMTRGAKNPYEGRGRKG, encoded by the coding sequence ATGTCATTGACCGTCGCCCTCGTCGGGCGCCCGAACGTCGGCAAATCGACGCTCTTCAACCGCCTCGTCGGACAGAAGATCGCGCTCGTCGACGATCGGCCCGGCGTCACGCGCGACCGGCGCGAGGCTCCGGCCAAGCTCGGCGATCTCGACTTCATCCTGATCGATACGGCCGGCCTCGAAGACGCCGCCGACGAGACGCTCCAGGGGCGCATGCGTGCGCAGACGGAGCGGGCCATCATCGATGCCGATATCTCCGTTTTCATGGTCGATGCGCGCGTCGGCATCACGCCCGACGACGAGCATTTCGCCCGGCTGATCCGCCAGGGTGGCAAGCCGGTCGTCCTCGTCGCCAACAAGGCGGAGGGGCGCGCGGCGGAGTCCGGGCTCCTCGAAGCCTATTCGCTCGGCTTTGGTGAGGCCGTCGCGGTGTCTGCCGAGCATGGCGTCGGGCTTCCCGATCTTTATGAGGCCGTCGTTGCGACGCTCGGCGACAAGGCTGCCGATTATCTTCCAAAAGACGAGGTGGAAGAGGACGACGAGGGTGAACCCGTCGAAGGCGCTGGCGAAGAAACCCGGACGCTAAAACCTATTCGGGTCGCCATCGTTGGGCAGCCGAATGCCGGCAAGTCGACCCTGATCAATCGGATGATCGGCGAAGAGAGACTTCTGACCGGGCCGGAAGCCGGGATCACGCGCGATTCGATCGCCGTCGACTGGACCTGGCGCGGACGTCCGTTCCGGCTCATCGATACGGCCGGGATGCGGCGCAAGGCGAAGGTCATCGACAAGCTCGAAAGGCTGTCGGTCGGCGATGCGCTGCGCGCGATCCGCTTTGCGGAGGTCGTGATCATCGTCATCGACGCGACCATGCCGTTCGAAAAGCAGGATCTGCAGATCGCCGACCTCGTGGCACGCGAGGGGCGGGCCTTGGTTCTCGCGCTCAACAAATGGGATGAGGTACGCGATCCTGACGGGCTGCGCCGCGAATTGCAGGCCGATCTCAGCGAGACTCTTGTTCAGGTGCGCGGCGTGCCGCTCATCCCGATCTCGGCGCTTACCGGTTCCGGCATCGATCAGCTGCTCGAAGGGGTGTGCCGGATCTACGAGACGTGGAACCGGCGCGTGGCGACGGCGGCGCTCAATCGCTGGCTCGATCACCTGATTTCGCGCCATCCGCCTCCTGCGGTGGCCGGTCGCCGCCTGAAGATCAAATATCTGACGCAGTCGAAGACCCGGCCGCCGACGTTCTTCCTCGCCTGTTCGCGGCCTGAGGCGTTGCCGGAGGCGTATAAGCGCTATGTCGTCAACGGGCTCAGAGAGGATTTCGACCTGAAGGGCGTGCCGATCCGGCTGATGACGCGCGGCGCAAAGAATCCATACGAGGGAAGAGGCAGGAAAGGCTGA
- a CDS encoding SDR family NAD(P)-dependent oxidoreductase: MTDKKSLAGRIAVVTGATRGIGYFAAKAMAEAGAHVVAVARTQGALEELDDEIRAAGGACTLVPLDLTDGPGIDRLGGAINERWGRLDILLANAGILGTLSPLGHVQAKDWDKVMAINVTANWRLIRSLDPLLKRSEAGRAIFISSGVAHSLKPFWGPYAVSKAALEALARTYAHETQKSPIKVVMVDPGAMRTAMRAQAMPGEDPETLPHPSEIAPDLVKLAAPDFERTDVLFDFRSKAFQNFHTPA; this comes from the coding sequence ATGACTGACAAAAAATCGCTCGCCGGCCGTATCGCCGTCGTCACCGGGGCGACGCGCGGCATCGGCTATTTCGCGGCAAAAGCCATGGCCGAAGCCGGCGCCCATGTCGTCGCCGTCGCCCGCACGCAAGGCGCGCTTGAGGAGCTCGACGACGAGATTCGCGCGGCCGGTGGTGCTTGCACCCTCGTGCCGCTCGACCTGACCGACGGGCCGGGCATCGACCGCCTGGGCGGGGCCATCAACGAGCGCTGGGGGCGCCTCGACATTCTCCTCGCCAATGCCGGCATCCTCGGCACCCTGTCGCCGCTCGGTCACGTGCAGGCGAAAGATTGGGACAAGGTGATGGCGATCAACGTCACCGCCAATTGGCGTCTCATCCGCTCACTCGATCCGCTTCTGAAGCGCTCCGAGGCCGGACGGGCGATCTTCATCTCGTCGGGCGTCGCCCACAGTCTGAAGCCGTTCTGGGGGCCCTACGCCGTCTCCAAAGCAGCGCTTGAGGCGCTGGCGCGCACCTATGCGCACGAGACGCAGAAGTCGCCGATCAAGGTGGTAATGGTCGATCCGGGCGCCATGCGCACGGCGATGCGGGCGCAAGCGATGCCGGGGGAAGATCCCGAAACGCTGCCCCACCCTTCGGAGATCGCACCGGACCTCGTGAAGCTCGCAGCACCGGATTTCGAACGGACCGATGTCCTCTTCGACTTCCGCTCAAAGGCTTTTCAGAACTTCCACACCCCGGCCTGA
- the alr gene encoding alanine racemase, which yields MSEEAAAGLCLTIDLNALVGNWRRLKERVAPAECAGVVKADAYGTGIAMTGPALFAAGCRTFFVAVPEEGAALRAALADQDPSESTAIYVLAGFFADAAELYREARLYPVLGHFGELQSWRKWQDRDKAALHVDTGMNRLGLSLADTEALAEAGGPGPGIDLMISHLACADEPEKPLNEKQRERFAHAKALLGLPRASLANSAGIHMGRAYHHELCRPGIALYGGASHPEAISDPVVTAHARILQVRTGHTGETVGYGALETLRRTTRIAILSAGYADGYLRAAGSSDTASGALVSIGGHLAPLLGRVSMDLISVDVTDIPEGLALPGQKAELFGPNVDIDAVARHAGTISYELLTNLSRRAHRRYIGGVESGGPS from the coding sequence GTGAGCGAAGAGGCGGCCGCCGGGCTTTGCCTGACCATCGATCTGAACGCCCTCGTCGGCAATTGGCGGCGGCTGAAGGAACGCGTCGCGCCGGCCGAATGTGCCGGCGTTGTCAAGGCCGACGCCTATGGCACGGGCATTGCGATGACCGGGCCGGCCCTGTTTGCAGCCGGTTGCCGGACCTTTTTCGTCGCTGTTCCCGAGGAAGGTGCGGCTCTGCGCGCGGCTTTGGCAGACCAGGATCCCTCTGAGAGCACGGCGATCTATGTGCTCGCCGGCTTTTTCGCGGACGCGGCCGAGCTCTACCGCGAGGCCCGCCTTTATCCGGTGCTTGGCCATTTCGGCGAACTTCAGAGCTGGCGCAAATGGCAGGACCGCGACAAGGCCGCGCTCCACGTCGATACCGGCATGAACCGCCTCGGCCTCTCGCTCGCGGACACCGAGGCCCTTGCCGAGGCCGGTGGGCCGGGACCCGGCATCGATCTCATGATCAGCCATCTCGCCTGCGCCGACGAACCCGAAAAGCCCTTGAACGAGAAGCAGCGCGAGCGCTTTGCGCATGCCAAGGCACTGCTCGGCCTGCCACGGGCCTCGCTCGCCAATTCGGCCGGCATCCATATGGGTCGTGCCTACCACCACGAGCTCTGCCGGCCGGGCATCGCCCTTTATGGCGGCGCCTCGCATCCGGAGGCGATCTCCGACCCGGTGGTCACCGCGCACGCACGCATCCTGCAGGTGCGCACCGGCCATACCGGCGAGACGGTGGGATATGGTGCGCTTGAAACGCTGCGGCGGACGACCCGCATCGCGATCCTCTCCGCGGGTTATGCCGACGGCTATCTGCGCGCCGCCGGCTCCTCCGACACGGCGTCAGGTGCTCTCGTTTCCATCGGCGGACATCTTGCGCCTCTGCTCGGGCGGGTTTCGATGGATCTCATTTCCGTCGACGTCACCGACATTCCGGAAGGCCTCGCCCTGCCGGGGCAAAAGGCAGAGCTCTTCGGTCCGAATGTCGATATCGACGCCGTCGCCCGCCATGCCGGCACCATCTCTTACGAACTCCTGACCAATCTCTCCCGCCGCGCCCATCGCCGCTATATCGGCGGCGTCGAAAGCGGCGGCCCGTCCTGA
- a CDS encoding NnrU family protein — MFVLILGLILFLGAHSVRLWGEDFRDRMIAERGDGIWKGVYSLASVVGIVLIVWGYGLTRLNPIDVWYPPIWTRHLAILLNAVAFALVALNGSTGPIRAAVGHPMVLGVKVWAFAHLLANGRLGDILLFGAFMIWAIVDYAGSRRRDKREGVVRMAGPWKPELIRMGIGLALWLVFLLFLHQWLFGVSPLG; from the coding sequence ATGTTTGTTCTCATCCTGGGCCTCATCCTCTTCCTCGGCGCCCATTCGGTGCGCCTTTGGGGAGAGGATTTTCGTGACCGCATGATCGCCGAGCGCGGCGACGGGATCTGGAAGGGCGTCTACTCGCTCGCCTCTGTCGTCGGGATCGTTCTCATCGTGTGGGGATACGGCCTCACGCGTCTCAACCCGATCGATGTCTGGTATCCGCCGATCTGGACACGCCACCTTGCCATTCTGCTCAACGCGGTCGCCTTCGCCCTGGTGGCGCTCAACGGCTCCACGGGTCCGATCCGCGCGGCGGTCGGGCACCCGATGGTGCTCGGCGTGAAGGTCTGGGCTTTCGCCCATCTCCTCGCCAACGGCCGTCTCGGCGACATCCTCTTGTTCGGCGCTTTCATGATCTGGGCGATCGTCGACTACGCCGGTTCGCGCCGTCGCGACAAGCGCGAAGGCGTCGTGCGCATGGCCGGTCCGTGGAAGCCTGAGCTTATTCGTATGGGTATCGGGCTTGCGCTTTGGCTTGTGTTCCTGCTCTTCCTGCATCAATGGCTGTTCGGCGTCTCGCCGCTTGGATGA